The following are encoded together in the Proteiniphilum saccharofermentans genome:
- a CDS encoding FtsW/RodA/SpoVE family cell cycle protein, translating to MLNDSNQMADPDQLYEGGMETESSLGDFGRKIFKGDKVVWLVFIILCVISLVEIFSATSTIVYRQQNMWGPILRHAMFLIGGVGVILLIHNIPYRYFSSLIFVLIGAIVLLILTPFIGTSVNGADRWISFMGFTIQPSEIAKISLMGTIAFLLSKQNGENDGLLFRWMIGLMVVVCGIIAMDNLSTAVLLFGICYLLMFIGNVKILRLLKVAGVGIAVVLLFILMLNVIPDNWTESGPLNRLGTWKNRIANFSTHKELSEEEYFTITDENYQVAHAKIAIANGGVLGVFPGNSTERDFLPQAYSDFIYAIIIEEMGLLGGLFVLLLYVIILIRAGMIARKTEKLFPKYLVLGSALMLSIQAFVNMAVAVNLIPVTGQPLPLVSRGGTSTLITCAYFGLILSADRFGIGKKKERKAFETGPGQDEENNNNFHNPANRIKESVDKLEDKVEFEIIQV from the coding sequence ATGCTTAACGACAGTAATCAAATGGCCGATCCCGATCAACTTTATGAAGGGGGAATGGAGACGGAATCTTCGTTAGGTGATTTCGGACGTAAGATATTTAAAGGTGATAAAGTGGTCTGGCTGGTCTTTATCATTCTGTGTGTTATTTCATTGGTAGAGATATTCAGCGCTACCAGCACCATAGTTTATCGCCAACAGAATATGTGGGGGCCGATATTGCGGCATGCCATGTTTCTGATAGGGGGGGTGGGGGTGATCCTGCTTATCCATAATATACCCTATCGCTATTTTTCATCGTTGATCTTTGTATTGATAGGAGCTATTGTATTACTCATACTGACGCCATTTATAGGTACCAGCGTCAATGGGGCCGACCGGTGGATATCTTTTATGGGTTTTACTATCCAGCCTTCGGAAATAGCCAAGATATCACTAATGGGAACCATCGCTTTTCTTCTCAGCAAACAGAACGGAGAGAACGACGGCCTCCTCTTCCGATGGATGATTGGGTTGATGGTGGTTGTCTGTGGGATCATCGCCATGGATAACCTGTCGACAGCTGTGTTGCTGTTTGGGATCTGTTATCTGTTGATGTTTATCGGCAATGTGAAGATACTGCGGTTGTTAAAAGTAGCCGGAGTGGGGATTGCCGTAGTGCTCCTGTTTATCCTGATGCTAAACGTGATTCCCGACAACTGGACCGAATCCGGCCCGTTAAACCGTTTGGGTACATGGAAGAACCGTATTGCCAATTTCAGTACCCATAAAGAGTTGTCGGAAGAGGAGTATTTTACAATTACCGACGAAAATTATCAGGTGGCACATGCCAAGATAGCCATTGCCAACGGTGGTGTATTAGGAGTCTTTCCCGGCAACAGCACCGAACGCGATTTTCTGCCACAAGCCTATTCCGACTTTATCTATGCTATTATCATTGAAGAGATGGGGCTTCTGGGAGGGCTTTTTGTCCTGTTGCTCTATGTAATTATTCTGATTCGCGCGGGAATGATCGCGCGAAAGACTGAGAAACTCTTTCCCAAGTATCTCGTCCTGGGGTCGGCACTGATGCTCTCCATACAGGCTTTTGTCAATATGGCGGTGGCAGTCAACCTGATCCCGGTCACCGGCCAGCCGTTACCATTAGTGAGCCGTGGGGGGACCTCCACACTTATCACTTGTGCCTATTTCGGGTTGATCCTGAGTGCCGATCGTTTTGGTATCGGCAAAAAGAAAGAGAGGAAGGCATTTGAAACAGGACCAGGGCAGGATGAGGAGAACAATAACAATTTCCATAATCCTGCAAATAGAATAAAAGAGTCGGTCGACAAGTTGGAAGATAAGGTTGAATTTGAAATTATTCAGGTATGA
- the murG gene encoding undecaprenyldiphospho-muramoylpentapeptide beta-N-acetylglucosaminyltransferase has product MKRIIISGGGTGGHIFPAISIANAVKERWADSEILFVGAEDRMEMERVPAAGYKIVGLPVAGFDRKNLLKNFSVLMKLFRSMQKARKIIDDFKPAIAVGVGGYASGPTLRAAAAKGVPTLLQEQNSYAGVTNKMLARKAATICVAYEGMEQFFPKEKIVLTGNPCRQDLVVSEENRAEGYAHFQLDPAKRTILMVGGSLGARTLNQSIIHAFPELAKADDLQVIWQCGKYYYKEIQQLQSEGKIPPNIHLFDFVSRMDWAYSVADLIISRAGAGSISEFSLLGKAVILVPSPNVAEDHQTKNARALVDKDAAIMVTDTEAPAILFDKAIALVRNDGELKKLSENIIKLAQHDSATRIVDEIEKIILSGD; this is encoded by the coding sequence ATGAAACGGATAATCATCAGCGGCGGCGGTACGGGTGGACATATTTTCCCGGCTATAAGTATTGCCAATGCCGTGAAAGAGCGGTGGGCCGACAGTGAAATACTTTTCGTGGGGGCGGAAGACAGAATGGAGATGGAGCGTGTGCCGGCAGCCGGATATAAAATCGTTGGACTGCCCGTTGCCGGATTCGACCGGAAGAATCTTCTGAAGAATTTCTCTGTGTTGATGAAGCTCTTCAGAAGTATGCAAAAGGCACGTAAGATCATAGATGATTTCAAACCCGCTATCGCGGTGGGGGTAGGAGGGTATGCCAGTGGCCCCACACTGAGAGCGGCAGCCGCGAAGGGTGTGCCGACACTTCTTCAGGAACAGAACTCCTATGCCGGTGTAACCAACAAGATGCTGGCACGCAAGGCAGCCACTATCTGTGTAGCCTATGAAGGAATGGAGCAATTTTTCCCAAAAGAGAAGATTGTCCTTACCGGTAACCCCTGCCGGCAGGATCTGGTGGTATCGGAAGAGAATCGGGCGGAGGGATATGCTCATTTTCAACTGGATCCCGCCAAAAGGACTATTCTAATGGTGGGAGGAAGCCTTGGAGCCCGTACACTCAATCAAAGTATAATACACGCATTTCCAGAGTTGGCTAAAGCCGATGATCTTCAGGTGATCTGGCAATGCGGGAAATATTATTATAAAGAGATACAGCAACTGCAGTCGGAAGGTAAAATACCACCCAACATACATCTGTTTGATTTTGTTTCGAGGATGGATTGGGCCTATTCTGTGGCTGACCTGATAATATCCCGTGCCGGTGCAGGATCTATCTCTGAATTCAGCCTGCTGGGAAAAGCTGTCATTCTGGTGCCTTCCCCCAACGTGGCAGAAGATCATCAGACAAAGAACGCACGGGCACTGGTCGACAAAGACGCAGCTATTATGGTGACGGATACTGAGGCTCCTGCTATTCTGTTTGATAAAGCGATAGCGCTTGTGAGAAATGACGGGGAATTGAAGAAACTCAGTGAGAATATCATAAAACTGGCACAACACGATTCGGCAACACGGATCGTCGATGAGATTGAAAAGATTATTCTCTCGGGAGATTGA
- the murC gene encoding UDP-N-acetylmuramate--L-alanine ligase — translation MNYESIYFIGIGGIGMSNLARYFLLKGKKVGGYDRVETVLTRSLQKEGAFIHYEDDIHSIPALFFDKEKTLVVYTPAVPASHGELLYFRKNGYMVMKRAQLLGEITNSSNAICVAGTHGKTTVSSMIAHLLRQSQVDCNAFLGGILKNYNNNLLLSEKSNITVVEADEYDHSFHWLEPWIAVVTSADPDHLDIYGTEEAYRESFEKFTSLIRPDGHLIMKKGIPMTPRTGETVKIWSYGESEGDFHAENIRIGNGEIVFDLVTPSVIISDISPGIPVKINVENSVAAAAAALLCGVTPDEVKEAIHTFQGAGRRFDFHIKSDRIVFIDDYAHHPRELSAAITSIKVLYADKKITAVFQPHLYSRTRDFALEFADSLSLLDDVVLLDIYPAREEPIEGVTSQIIFDKIRSKEKLLCKKGELIALLREKDVEVLVTFGAGDIDRLLPEIEQVLTEKYLSGSK, via the coding sequence ATGAATTACGAATCGATATATTTTATAGGTATTGGTGGCATTGGCATGAGCAACCTGGCCCGCTATTTCCTTTTGAAAGGGAAAAAGGTGGGGGGATATGACCGTGTTGAAACGGTACTTACAAGGTCATTGCAGAAAGAGGGTGCATTTATCCATTATGAGGATGACATTCACTCCATTCCGGCATTATTTTTCGATAAAGAAAAAACATTGGTAGTCTATACTCCTGCCGTCCCCGCATCACATGGCGAATTGCTCTATTTCCGGAAGAATGGTTATATGGTAATGAAAAGAGCTCAGTTGCTCGGTGAGATTACAAACAGTAGCAATGCTATTTGTGTGGCGGGAACCCACGGTAAAACCACCGTATCGAGCATGATCGCTCACCTTTTACGGCAGTCACAAGTGGATTGTAATGCCTTTTTGGGGGGTATCCTGAAGAACTATAATAATAATTTGTTGCTCTCGGAGAAGAGTAATATCACGGTAGTGGAAGCCGATGAGTACGATCACTCTTTCCACTGGCTGGAACCATGGATTGCTGTCGTCACTTCGGCTGATCCCGATCATCTGGATATTTATGGTACGGAGGAAGCATATCGGGAGAGCTTTGAGAAGTTTACCTCTCTCATCCGTCCTGATGGACACCTGATCATGAAAAAAGGGATACCGATGACCCCCCGTACCGGAGAAACGGTAAAGATATGGAGTTATGGTGAATCGGAAGGCGATTTTCATGCGGAGAATATCCGGATAGGAAATGGAGAGATTGTCTTCGATCTGGTGACCCCTTCGGTAATAATCAGTGATATTTCACCCGGTATTCCTGTGAAAATCAATGTGGAGAATAGCGTGGCTGCTGCCGCAGCGGCGTTACTGTGCGGCGTTACTCCGGATGAGGTCAAAGAAGCAATACACACGTTCCAGGGAGCCGGGAGGCGGTTCGACTTCCATATCAAGAGCGACAGAATTGTTTTCATTGATGACTATGCCCACCACCCCCGTGAATTGTCGGCTGCCATCACTTCGATCAAAGTGCTTTATGCTGATAAGAAAATAACAGCTGTATTTCAGCCCCATCTCTATTCGCGTACCCGTGACTTTGCGCTGGAGTTCGCAGATAGTTTGTCTCTTTTGGACGATGTGGTACTGCTGGATATTTATCCTGCCCGGGAGGAACCCATCGAAGGGGTTACCTCTCAGATCATTTTCGATAAGATAAGGTCGAAGGAGAAATTGCTTTGTAAAAAAGGGGAATTGATCGCATTGCTCAGGGAAAAAGATGTGGAGGTCCTGGTGACGTTCGGAGCAGGTGATATTGACCGATTGCTCCCTGAAATAGAGCAGGTACTGACAGAAAAATATTTGTCGGGAAGTAAATGA
- a CDS encoding cell division protein FtsQ/DivIB: protein MKKFLIILIAVVVIGYLIFSASYFRDMSRNRVCESFGVVIEDSAHYRFVSAQDIVNLVKRYDLDPVGKTFGEINTLAIRDTILTNRLVESARVFITPGGSVMATVSQRKPVLRVISDVKGNFYVDNERRIMPVSGNFAVYVPVATGVIDEEFARNQLYDFALFLSSHPDWDAWIEQIVVQKNQDVELIPRAGDFRIIMGSLDDYQAKLAKFARFVEEGLNVVGWNRYSSINLKYDNQVVCTKK, encoded by the coding sequence GTGAAAAAATTTCTCATCATATTGATTGCAGTGGTGGTCATTGGATACCTGATCTTTTCGGCATCCTATTTCAGGGATATGTCGAGAAACAGAGTATGTGAGAGTTTTGGCGTAGTGATTGAAGACAGTGCCCACTACCGGTTTGTATCGGCGCAGGATATTGTGAATCTGGTAAAGCGGTACGACCTCGATCCGGTCGGCAAGACATTCGGTGAGATCAACACGCTGGCCATCCGGGATACCATCCTTACCAACAGGCTGGTAGAGTCTGCAAGGGTGTTCATCACCCCGGGCGGTTCCGTCATGGCGACGGTATCTCAACGGAAACCGGTATTGAGAGTTATCTCTGATGTAAAGGGTAATTTTTATGTGGATAATGAGCGACGTATCATGCCCGTCTCCGGTAATTTCGCTGTGTATGTACCTGTCGCCACCGGGGTCATTGACGAGGAGTTTGCCCGGAACCAGCTGTATGACTTTGCCCTCTTCCTCAGTTCCCATCCCGATTGGGATGCATGGATAGAGCAGATAGTCGTGCAAAAGAATCAGGATGTGGAGTTGATCCCGAGGGCAGGTGATTTCAGGATCATTATGGGGAGTCTCGACGATTATCAGGCAAAGCTGGCCAAATTTGCCCGTTTTGTGGAGGAAGGACTCAATGTGGTGGGATGGAATCGCTATTCTTCCATCAATCTGAAGTATGATAACCAGGTGGTTTGTACGAAAAAATAG